CTACTTTAACTGCTGCTATCACTACTGTATTGGCTCAAAGTGGTGGAGCTACAGCTATGGATTATGGTAGCATTGACGCTGCTCCTGAAGAGAGAGAGCGTGGAATCACAATCTCTACAGCACACGTTGAGTATGAGACTGCTAACC
This Ammoniphilus sp. CFH 90114 DNA region includes the following protein-coding sequences:
- a CDS encoding GTP-binding protein, coding for MAEKEHYVRTKPHVNIGTIGHVDHGKTTLTAAITTVLAQSGGATAMDYGSIDAAPEERERGITISTAHVEYETAN